In Bacillus horti, a single genomic region encodes these proteins:
- the hutH gene encoding histidine ammonia-lyase: protein MITITGQDLTLEQVNQVVYGKAKVALSAESSQKMNRSRELVEEMVEQGQVVYGITTGFGKFSDVYIQKADVEELQINLIRSHACGVGEPLPEQVSRAMLLLRANALAKGFSGIREEVVQLLLDLINHQVHPVIPSQGSLGASGDLAPLAHMALVLVGEGEVLYQGKQMATEQALEQVGLKPVILKAKEGLALINGTQAMTAVGVINYLQAETLAYQADQIASLTLEGLQGIIDAFDEDVHVARGYKEQVAVAERIRTYLKDSQLITKQGELRVQDAYSLRCIPQVHGASWQVLGYVKEKLEIEINAATDNPLIFTDEGKVISGGNFHGQPIAFAMDFLGIGLAELANISERRVERLVNPQLNDLPPFLSPQPGLQSGAMIMQYCAAALVSENKTLAHPASVDSIPSSANQEDHVSMGTIAARHGYQIIQNARNVLAIELICALQAVEFRGIERMASFTQQAYNNARSIVPSITKDREFAKDIERVASYLESCGHLASID from the coding sequence ATGATTACAATAACCGGCCAGGACTTAACGCTTGAACAGGTTAATCAAGTGGTATATGGGAAGGCGAAGGTGGCTCTATCTGCAGAAAGTAGTCAAAAGATGAACAGGAGCCGTGAGCTTGTTGAAGAAATGGTAGAACAAGGCCAGGTAGTATATGGCATTACAACTGGCTTCGGGAAGTTTAGTGATGTCTACATTCAAAAAGCTGATGTGGAAGAGCTTCAAATTAATTTAATTCGTAGCCATGCCTGTGGTGTAGGGGAGCCTTTACCAGAGCAGGTAAGTAGAGCCATGCTACTGCTTCGTGCTAATGCGCTAGCAAAGGGTTTTTCAGGAATACGTGAAGAAGTGGTTCAATTACTATTAGATTTAATTAATCATCAAGTTCATCCTGTTATTCCTTCACAAGGCTCACTAGGAGCTAGTGGAGACCTAGCACCTTTAGCTCATATGGCTTTAGTGCTTGTTGGAGAAGGCGAAGTTCTATATCAAGGCAAACAGATGGCTACAGAGCAAGCATTGGAACAAGTGGGCTTAAAGCCAGTGATACTGAAGGCGAAGGAGGGGCTAGCTCTAATTAATGGGACTCAGGCGATGACGGCTGTTGGTGTCATCAATTATTTGCAGGCTGAAACCTTAGCGTACCAGGCTGATCAGATTGCTTCTCTCACCTTAGAAGGGCTACAGGGAATCATCGATGCATTTGATGAGGATGTTCATGTTGCTAGGGGATATAAGGAGCAGGTTGCTGTTGCAGAGCGGATTAGAACATATCTAAAGGATAGTCAATTAATAACGAAGCAAGGAGAATTAAGAGTCCAGGATGCTTACTCTCTACGCTGTATTCCTCAGGTTCATGGAGCAAGCTGGCAGGTACTTGGGTATGTCAAAGAGAAGCTAGAAATTGAGATCAATGCGGCTACAGATAATCCGTTAATTTTTACAGATGAGGGTAAGGTTATTTCAGGGGGGAATTTTCACGGTCAGCCTATCGCCTTTGCCATGGACTTTCTAGGGATTGGGTTAGCTGAGCTAGCTAATATTTCTGAGAGAAGAGTTGAACGTTTGGTGAATCCACAGCTTAATGACCTACCACCCTTTTTGAGTCCGCAGCCAGGTCTGCAATCTGGAGCAATGATTATGCAATACTGTGCGGCAGCATTGGTTTCCGAAAACAAGACGTTAGCTCATCCAGCAAGTGTTGATTCCATTCCATCCTCAGCTAATCAGGAGGATCATGTTAGCATGGGAACGATTGCTGCAAGACATGGGTATCAGATCATACAAAATGCTAGAAATGTATTAGCTATAGAATTAATTTGTGCCCTCCAAGCTGTAGAGTTTAGAGGAATTGAGCGAATGGCTTCTTTTACACAGCAGGCTTACAATAATGCAAGATCAATCGTCCCGTCGATTACCAAGGATCGAGAGTTTGCTAAGGATATTGAACGTGTTGCGTCGTATCTTGAAAGCTGTGGGCACTTAGCTTCAATAGATTAA
- a CDS encoding YitT family protein, with amino-acid sequence MSQKQHRRENIIHVLYRFSMIIIGAALAAIAIQLFLIPNKIIDGGIIGISLIVNYLTPLSFGLLVILLNLPFIYSGYKYIGKSFVISTFLGILTLAIVETFLEHLEAFTHQPILAAVFGGLLLGVGVGMVIRHGGSLDGTEILGIILTKRLPFSIGEFVMFLNVFIFTWAGFVFGWEQAMLSVMTYYIAYKVIDTVVQGLDETKAVLIVSDHFDELSSAIIHRLGRTVTMLSGKGGYKNMEKEIIYVVVTRLEVTKLKSIIHDIDRHAFITIMNTQEAQGSKFKSAIH; translated from the coding sequence TTGAGCCAGAAACAACATCGCAGAGAAAACATTATACATGTTCTTTATCGATTCAGCATGATTATTATAGGAGCAGCATTAGCAGCCATTGCAATTCAGCTGTTCTTGATTCCAAATAAAATCATTGATGGTGGTATCATAGGGATTTCACTCATTGTTAATTACCTGACCCCCCTTAGCTTTGGGCTACTTGTAATTTTGTTAAATCTCCCTTTTATATATTCTGGATACAAATATATTGGTAAAAGCTTTGTCATTTCAACGTTCCTCGGCATTCTCACATTAGCCATTGTCGAAACGTTCCTTGAACATTTGGAGGCTTTTACCCATCAGCCCATTTTAGCGGCTGTTTTTGGTGGCTTACTATTAGGTGTAGGCGTAGGGATGGTTATACGTCATGGCGGATCATTGGATGGAACAGAAATATTAGGAATCATCTTAACCAAACGATTACCTTTTTCTATCGGTGAATTTGTGATGTTTCTGAATGTGTTTATTTTTACTTGGGCTGGCTTCGTCTTTGGCTGGGAACAGGCAATGCTCTCCGTTATGACCTATTATATTGCCTATAAAGTAATTGATACGGTTGTTCAAGGCTTGGATGAAACGAAGGCAGTCTTGATTGTTTCGGATCATTTTGATGAACTTTCAAGCGCCATCATTCATCGTTTAGGAAGAACGGTTACTATGCTGAGTGGTAAAGGTGGGTACAAGAACATGGAGAAGGAAATTATTTACGTCGTCGTTACTAGACTAGAGGTAACAAAGTTAAAAAGTATTATTCATGACATTGACCGTCATGCCTTCATAACGATCATGAACACTCAGGAAGCGCAAGGCTCAAAATTTAAGTCAGCGATACATTAA
- a CDS encoding PadR family transcriptional regulator: MKVNKELLKGSTVPIILSLLETKAMYGYEMIKEIEAQSGGIFAFKEGTLYPILHQLEAQSWVESYWDETPSRGKRKRKYYRITKKGLGQLQEKKKEWQLFRTTVDRVLGGSHP; encoded by the coding sequence ATGAAGGTCAACAAAGAACTATTAAAAGGAAGCACCGTTCCTATTATTCTATCCTTACTTGAAACTAAGGCCATGTACGGATATGAAATGATTAAAGAAATTGAAGCACAATCTGGAGGGATCTTTGCGTTTAAGGAAGGAACACTTTATCCTATCCTGCACCAGCTTGAAGCACAGAGTTGGGTTGAATCCTACTGGGACGAAACTCCTTCAAGGGGAAAACGAAAGCGTAAATATTATCGCATTACCAAGAAAGGACTTGGTCAATTACAGGAAAAGAAGAAGGAATGGCAGCTGTTTAGAACAACAGTAGATCGTGTGTTAGGAGGTAGTCATCCATGA
- the hutP gene encoding hut operon transcriptional regulator HutP, producing the protein MSFEADHRIGKNAVQLALLGPDSDQAEYFKQLKELGFTFCQGKSGAMETHKVVAAIETAAKRNGVISSSGYRETHALYHAIMEALYGVTRGQVQLGTVLRTVGLSFAVVRGKPYEDEAEGEWLAVALYGTIGAPVKGLEHEATGLGINHI; encoded by the coding sequence ATGTCTTTCGAAGCGGATCATAGAATAGGAAAAAATGCTGTTCAATTAGCCCTTCTAGGGCCTGACAGTGATCAAGCTGAATATTTTAAGCAACTAAAAGAGCTTGGTTTTACGTTCTGTCAGGGGAAATCTGGAGCGATGGAAACGCATAAGGTTGTAGCCGCTATTGAGACAGCAGCAAAACGTAACGGAGTGATTTCATCGTCTGGTTACAGGGAAACGCATGCTTTGTATCACGCTATTATGGAAGCGCTATATGGTGTGACAAGAGGTCAAGTACAGCTCGGAACTGTGCTTAGAACAGTAGGTTTAAGCTTTGCTGTTGTTCGTGGTAAGCCTTATGAGGATGAGGCAGAAGGAGAATGGCTTGCTGTTGCCTTATACGGAACCATTGGAGCTCCAGTAAAAGGCTTAGAGCATGAAGCGACAGGTTTAGGAATTAACCATATTTAA
- a CDS encoding GNAT family N-acetyltransferase has product MEYRKLTADDAEEYLQLRTRAIKENPLSFALSPSEMKEKTIEQIREQLEQGNKVDGYASFTVGVFDHNKLCGTGAFMQRPYEKMAHKGSLLGLYVAPEYQGKGIAKGLIKEIIHQASQLKGMEQILLMVNNENEAAKKLYSSLGFTVYGVEQKAMKIDGKYYDESLMSYDLQ; this is encoded by the coding sequence ATGGAATACAGAAAACTAACAGCAGACGACGCAGAAGAGTATCTACAATTACGTACGAGAGCCATTAAAGAAAATCCACTTTCATTTGCCTTGTCTCCTAGTGAAATGAAGGAAAAGACCATTGAACAGATCCGAGAGCAATTGGAGCAGGGAAATAAAGTGGATGGGTATGCTAGTTTTACAGTAGGAGTTTTCGATCATAACAAGCTCTGTGGTACAGGAGCGTTTATGCAGAGACCATATGAAAAAATGGCTCATAAAGGTTCATTATTGGGACTATATGTAGCACCTGAATATCAAGGCAAAGGAATAGCTAAAGGGTTGATCAAAGAGATTATTCATCAAGCCAGCCAATTAAAAGGAATGGAGCAAATCCTTCTAATGGTTAATAATGAGAATGAAGCGGCAAAAAAACTCTACTCAAGCTTAGGGTTTACCGTTTATGGAGTGGAGCAAAAAGCAATGAAAATTGACGGGAAGTACTATGATGAATCGTTAATGTCCTATGATTTACAATAG
- a CDS encoding FtsW/RodA/SpoVE family cell cycle protein — MNITDHKRVQEYLNAITRHVKNKKAHTHIQQELLTHVEDLIEEYIKDGYGLEQAIDQALLQTGSTEQIGKQFHKTYELKLDWQLLGLIVLFMGLGLALMFSVDQVLSTNTQNLFMNKVVAACLGIAVLIGLVYFNYKKLQRISYLMFFVNQLITLFVLIDGETLMGKPYLRLGFLQLDYIATISPIVSILAVAGILAGLNYTTKKSWFIIIGLYLLPVWLLLMTSGFFSIILFSVAFVFLLFRLPINRKVLLTGLGTALGVLIFILSFWLPDYIHMRIFSFLYYQNDPMGSGYVYYASKTIIENAGWWGQWFQNNSQLSLLPAAHTNFIFSYLVYQLGWVLAGVFILLSLYFMWRMTHLASYVTDLFGSLLMSAVISVFCVQIIWSIGMTIGVLPFISVSLPLISHGGTHFILSMLLLGLLLGVYRQKSYSQINNPI, encoded by the coding sequence ATGAACATCACAGATCACAAAAGGGTGCAAGAATACCTTAATGCCATTACACGGCATGTTAAAAATAAGAAAGCACATACTCACATTCAGCAGGAATTACTTACTCATGTTGAGGATTTAATTGAAGAGTACATAAAGGACGGTTATGGGCTTGAACAGGCTATAGACCAAGCCTTACTGCAAACAGGTAGCACCGAGCAGATTGGTAAGCAATTTCATAAGACATATGAGCTGAAATTGGATTGGCAGCTCTTGGGGTTAATTGTTCTCTTTATGGGATTAGGACTAGCCCTAATGTTTTCTGTAGACCAGGTTCTTTCTACCAATACTCAAAATCTCTTCATGAATAAAGTGGTAGCTGCTTGTCTTGGAATTGCTGTATTAATAGGGCTTGTTTACTTTAATTATAAAAAGCTACAACGCATCTCTTACCTTATGTTTTTTGTTAACCAATTGATTACTTTGTTTGTTCTTATAGATGGAGAAACTCTTATGGGAAAACCGTATCTTAGACTAGGTTTCCTTCAGCTAGATTACATAGCAACAATTTCTCCAATCGTAAGCATATTGGCAGTTGCAGGAATATTAGCTGGATTAAATTATACTACTAAAAAAAGCTGGTTTATCATCATAGGACTTTATTTGCTTCCAGTTTGGTTACTTTTAATGACATCTGGTTTCTTTTCAATAATTCTCTTTTCTGTTGCATTTGTTTTTCTACTGTTCAGATTACCAATAAATAGAAAGGTTCTTCTAACAGGATTAGGTACTGCTTTAGGTGTTCTAATTTTTATACTATCGTTTTGGCTTCCTGACTATATTCACATGCGTATTTTTTCATTTCTTTACTATCAAAACGATCCAATGGGGTCTGGATACGTCTATTATGCCTCAAAAACTATTATTGAAAATGCTGGCTGGTGGGGGCAATGGTTTCAAAATAACTCTCAGCTCTCCTTACTTCCAGCCGCACATACTAATTTTATTTTTAGCTACCTTGTGTATCAGCTTGGGTGGGTTTTGGCTGGAGTATTTATACTATTAAGCTTATACTTTATGTGGCGCATGACCCATTTAGCAAGTTATGTAACTGATTTATTTGGTTCTCTCTTAATGTCAGCAGTGATCTCAGTGTTTTGTGTACAAATCATATGGAGTATCGGAATGACCATTGGAGTCCTTCCTTTTATCAGTGTAAGTCTTCCACTCATTAGTCATGGTGGCACCCATTTTATTCTATCCATGCTATTGTTAGGTCTTTTACTTGGTGTGTACCGCCAAAAGAGTTACTCACAAATTAATAACCCTATTTAG